The following proteins come from a genomic window of Nycticebus coucang isolate mNycCou1 chromosome 11, mNycCou1.pri, whole genome shotgun sequence:
- the FASTK gene encoding fas-activated serine/threonine kinase isoform X4, with translation MRRPRGEPGSRAPRPTEGVTCAGPGESWSPSPNFMLRVLLSAQASPARLSGLLLIPPVQPCCLGPSKWGNRPLGGCPNAGPVQGLQRLLEQARSPGELLRWLGQNPTKVRAHHYPVALRRLGQLLASQPQPPPVEQATLQDLSQLIIRNCPSFDIHTIRVCLHLAVLLEARPEELTPHVMVLLAQHLARHRLREPQLLEAIAHFLVVQEAQLNSKVVQKLVLPFGRLNYLPLEQQFMPCLERILAREAGVAPLATVNILMSLCQLQCLPFRALHFVFSPSFINHISGTPHALIVRRYLSLLNTAVELELPGYRGPRLPRRQQVPIFPQPLTTDRARCKYSHKDIVAEGLRQLLGEEKYCQDLTVPPGYCTDFLLCVSSSGAVLPVRTQNPFLPYPPRSCLQGQVASNPTTRDPAQRVVLMLRERWHFCRDGRVLLGSRALRERHLGLMGYQLLPLPFEELESQRGLPQLKSYLRQKLQALGLRWGPEGG, from the exons ATGAGGAGGCCGCGGGGGGAGCCCGGCTCCCGGGCCCCGAGACCGACTGAGGGAGTGACCTGCGCGGGGCCCGGGGAGTCAT GGTCTCCATCACCCAACTTCATGCTTCGAGTCCTGCTTTCTGCCCAGGCCTCCCCTGCTCGGCTGTCTGGCCTGCTGCTGATTCCCCCAGTACAGCCTTGCTGTTTGGGGCCCAGCAAGTGGGGGAACCGACCCCTTGGAGGATGCCCCAATGCAGGCCCTGTGCAAGGGCTGCAGCGACTTCTGGAACAGGCAAGGAGCCCTGGGGAGCTGCTGCGTTGGCTGGGCCAGAACCCCACCAAGGTGCGCGCCCACCACTACCCCGTGGCACTTCGTCGTCTGGGCCAGCTCTTAGCATCTCAGCCACAGCCCCCTCCTGTGGAGCAGGCCACACTGCAGGACTTGAGTCAGCTCATCATCCGTAACTGCCCCTCCTTTGACATTCACACCATCCGTGTGTGTCTGCACCTTGCAGTCTTACTTG AGGCCAGGCCAGAGGAACTGACCCCCCATGTGATGGTGCTCCTGGCCCAGCACCTGGCCCGACACCGGTTGCGGGAGCCCCAACTTCTGGAAGCCATTGCCCACTTCCTGGTGGTCCAGGAAGCCCAGCTCAACAGCAAG GTGGTGCAGAAGTTGGTTCTGCCTTTCGGGCGGCTGAACTACTTGCCATTGGAACAGCAGTTTATGCCCTGCCTTGAAAGAATACTAGCTCGGGAAGCTGGGGTGGCACCCTTGGCCACAGTCAACATCTTAATGTCACTGTGCCAGCTGCAGTGTTTGCCCTTCAGAGCCCTGcactttgttttttcccctagTTTCATCAACCACATCAGTG GCACCCCTCATGCTCTGATTGTGCGTCGCTACCTCTCTCTGCTTAACACTGCTGTGGAGCTGGAGCTCCCAGGATACCGGGGTCCCCGCCTTCCCCGAAGGCAGCAAGTGCCCATCTTTCCCCAGCCTCTCACCACTGACCGTGCCCGCTGCAAGTACAG TCACAAGGACATAGTAGCTGAGGGACTGCGCCAACTGCTGGGGGAGGAGAAATACTGCCAAGATCTGACTGTCCCTCCAGGTTATTGCACAG ACTTCCTGCTGTGTGTCAGCAGCTCTGGTGCTGTGCTTCCTGTGAGGACCCAGAATCCCTTTCTGCCATACCCACCACGGTCCTGCCTACAAGGCCAGGTTGCCTCTAACCCCACTACCAGAGACCCTGCTCAAAG GGTGGTGCTGATGCTGCGGGAACGCTGGCATTTCTGCCGTGATGGCAGGGTACTACTGGGCTCACGGGCCCTGAGGGAGCGGCACCTGGGCCTAATGGGCTACCAGCTCTTGCCC CTGCCCTTTGAGGAACTGGAGTCCCAGAGAGGCCTGCCTCAGCTCAAGAGCTACCTGAGGCAGAAGCTCCAGGCCCTGGGCCTCCGCTGGGGGCCTGAAGGGGGGTGA
- the FASTK gene encoding fas-activated serine/threonine kinase isoform X1 — protein MRRPRGEPGSRAPRPTEGVTCAGPGESWSPSPNFMLRVLLSAQASPARLSGLLLIPPVQPCCLGPSKWGNRPLGGCPNAGPVQGLQRLLEQARSPGELLRWLGQNPTKVRAHHYPVALRRLGQLLASQPQPPPVEQATLQDLSQLIIRNCPSFDIHTIRVCLHLAVLLGFPSDGPLVCALEQERRFRLPPKPPPPLQPVFCGGQGLEAALSCPRFLRYPRQHLISSLAEARPEELTPHVMVLLAQHLARHRLREPQLLEAIAHFLVVQEAQLNSKVVQKLVLPFGRLNYLPLEQQFMPCLERILAREAGVAPLATVNILMSLCQLQCLPFRALHFVFSPSFINHISGTPHALIVRRYLSLLNTAVELELPGYRGPRLPRRQQVPIFPQPLTTDRARCKYSHKDIVAEGLRQLLGEEKYCQDLTVPPGYCTDFLLCVSSSGAVLPVRTQNPFLPYPPRSCLQGQVASNPTTRDPAQRVVLMLRERWHFCRDGRVLLGSRALRERHLGLMGYQLLPLPFEELESQRGLPQLKSYLRQKLQALGLRWGPEGG, from the exons ATGAGGAGGCCGCGGGGGGAGCCCGGCTCCCGGGCCCCGAGACCGACTGAGGGAGTGACCTGCGCGGGGCCCGGGGAGTCAT GGTCTCCATCACCCAACTTCATGCTTCGAGTCCTGCTTTCTGCCCAGGCCTCCCCTGCTCGGCTGTCTGGCCTGCTGCTGATTCCCCCAGTACAGCCTTGCTGTTTGGGGCCCAGCAAGTGGGGGAACCGACCCCTTGGAGGATGCCCCAATGCAGGCCCTGTGCAAGGGCTGCAGCGACTTCTGGAACAGGCAAGGAGCCCTGGGGAGCTGCTGCGTTGGCTGGGCCAGAACCCCACCAAGGTGCGCGCCCACCACTACCCCGTGGCACTTCGTCGTCTGGGCCAGCTCTTAGCATCTCAGCCACAGCCCCCTCCTGTGGAGCAGGCCACACTGCAGGACTTGAGTCAGCTCATCATCCGTAACTGCCCCTCCTTTGACATTCACACCATCCGTGTGTGTCTGCACCTTGCAGTCTTACTTG GCTTTCCATCAGATGGGCCCCTGGTGTGTGCCCTGGAACAGGAGCGAAGGTTCCGCCTCCCTCCAAAGCCACCTCCCCCTTTGCAACCTGTCTTCTGTGGTGGGCAAGGGTTGGAAGCTGCTTTGAGCTGCCCCCGTTTCCTGCGGTATCCACGGCAGCATCTGATCAGCAGCCTGGCAG AGGCCAGGCCAGAGGAACTGACCCCCCATGTGATGGTGCTCCTGGCCCAGCACCTGGCCCGACACCGGTTGCGGGAGCCCCAACTTCTGGAAGCCATTGCCCACTTCCTGGTGGTCCAGGAAGCCCAGCTCAACAGCAAG GTGGTGCAGAAGTTGGTTCTGCCTTTCGGGCGGCTGAACTACTTGCCATTGGAACAGCAGTTTATGCCCTGCCTTGAAAGAATACTAGCTCGGGAAGCTGGGGTGGCACCCTTGGCCACAGTCAACATCTTAATGTCACTGTGCCAGCTGCAGTGTTTGCCCTTCAGAGCCCTGcactttgttttttcccctagTTTCATCAACCACATCAGTG GCACCCCTCATGCTCTGATTGTGCGTCGCTACCTCTCTCTGCTTAACACTGCTGTGGAGCTGGAGCTCCCAGGATACCGGGGTCCCCGCCTTCCCCGAAGGCAGCAAGTGCCCATCTTTCCCCAGCCTCTCACCACTGACCGTGCCCGCTGCAAGTACAG TCACAAGGACATAGTAGCTGAGGGACTGCGCCAACTGCTGGGGGAGGAGAAATACTGCCAAGATCTGACTGTCCCTCCAGGTTATTGCACAG ACTTCCTGCTGTGTGTCAGCAGCTCTGGTGCTGTGCTTCCTGTGAGGACCCAGAATCCCTTTCTGCCATACCCACCACGGTCCTGCCTACAAGGCCAGGTTGCCTCTAACCCCACTACCAGAGACCCTGCTCAAAG GGTGGTGCTGATGCTGCGGGAACGCTGGCATTTCTGCCGTGATGGCAGGGTACTACTGGGCTCACGGGCCCTGAGGGAGCGGCACCTGGGCCTAATGGGCTACCAGCTCTTGCCC CTGCCCTTTGAGGAACTGGAGTCCCAGAGAGGCCTGCCTCAGCTCAAGAGCTACCTGAGGCAGAAGCTCCAGGCCCTGGGCCTCCGCTGGGGGCCTGAAGGGGGGTGA
- the FASTK gene encoding fas-activated serine/threonine kinase isoform X2, with protein sequence MRRPRGEPGSRAPRPTEGVTCAGPGESWSPSPNFMLRVLLSAQASPARLSGLLLIPPVQPCCLGPSKWGNRPLGGCPNAGPVQGLQRLLEQATLQDLSQLIIRNCPSFDIHTIRVCLHLAVLLGFPSDGPLVCALEQERRFRLPPKPPPPLQPVFCGGQGLEAALSCPRFLRYPRQHLISSLAEARPEELTPHVMVLLAQHLARHRLREPQLLEAIAHFLVVQEAQLNSKVVQKLVLPFGRLNYLPLEQQFMPCLERILAREAGVAPLATVNILMSLCQLQCLPFRALHFVFSPSFINHISGTPHALIVRRYLSLLNTAVELELPGYRGPRLPRRQQVPIFPQPLTTDRARCKYSHKDIVAEGLRQLLGEEKYCQDLTVPPGYCTDFLLCVSSSGAVLPVRTQNPFLPYPPRSCLQGQVASNPTTRDPAQRVVLMLRERWHFCRDGRVLLGSRALRERHLGLMGYQLLPLPFEELESQRGLPQLKSYLRQKLQALGLRWGPEGG encoded by the exons ATGAGGAGGCCGCGGGGGGAGCCCGGCTCCCGGGCCCCGAGACCGACTGAGGGAGTGACCTGCGCGGGGCCCGGGGAGTCAT GGTCTCCATCACCCAACTTCATGCTTCGAGTCCTGCTTTCTGCCCAGGCCTCCCCTGCTCGGCTGTCTGGCCTGCTGCTGATTCCCCCAGTACAGCCTTGCTGTTTGGGGCCCAGCAAGTGGGGGAACCGACCCCTTGGAGGATGCCCCAATGCAGGCCCTGTGCAAGGGCTGCAGCGACTTCTGGAACAG GCCACACTGCAGGACTTGAGTCAGCTCATCATCCGTAACTGCCCCTCCTTTGACATTCACACCATCCGTGTGTGTCTGCACCTTGCAGTCTTACTTG GCTTTCCATCAGATGGGCCCCTGGTGTGTGCCCTGGAACAGGAGCGAAGGTTCCGCCTCCCTCCAAAGCCACCTCCCCCTTTGCAACCTGTCTTCTGTGGTGGGCAAGGGTTGGAAGCTGCTTTGAGCTGCCCCCGTTTCCTGCGGTATCCACGGCAGCATCTGATCAGCAGCCTGGCAG AGGCCAGGCCAGAGGAACTGACCCCCCATGTGATGGTGCTCCTGGCCCAGCACCTGGCCCGACACCGGTTGCGGGAGCCCCAACTTCTGGAAGCCATTGCCCACTTCCTGGTGGTCCAGGAAGCCCAGCTCAACAGCAAG GTGGTGCAGAAGTTGGTTCTGCCTTTCGGGCGGCTGAACTACTTGCCATTGGAACAGCAGTTTATGCCCTGCCTTGAAAGAATACTAGCTCGGGAAGCTGGGGTGGCACCCTTGGCCACAGTCAACATCTTAATGTCACTGTGCCAGCTGCAGTGTTTGCCCTTCAGAGCCCTGcactttgttttttcccctagTTTCATCAACCACATCAGTG GCACCCCTCATGCTCTGATTGTGCGTCGCTACCTCTCTCTGCTTAACACTGCTGTGGAGCTGGAGCTCCCAGGATACCGGGGTCCCCGCCTTCCCCGAAGGCAGCAAGTGCCCATCTTTCCCCAGCCTCTCACCACTGACCGTGCCCGCTGCAAGTACAG TCACAAGGACATAGTAGCTGAGGGACTGCGCCAACTGCTGGGGGAGGAGAAATACTGCCAAGATCTGACTGTCCCTCCAGGTTATTGCACAG ACTTCCTGCTGTGTGTCAGCAGCTCTGGTGCTGTGCTTCCTGTGAGGACCCAGAATCCCTTTCTGCCATACCCACCACGGTCCTGCCTACAAGGCCAGGTTGCCTCTAACCCCACTACCAGAGACCCTGCTCAAAG GGTGGTGCTGATGCTGCGGGAACGCTGGCATTTCTGCCGTGATGGCAGGGTACTACTGGGCTCACGGGCCCTGAGGGAGCGGCACCTGGGCCTAATGGGCTACCAGCTCTTGCCC CTGCCCTTTGAGGAACTGGAGTCCCAGAGAGGCCTGCCTCAGCTCAAGAGCTACCTGAGGCAGAAGCTCCAGGCCCTGGGCCTCCGCTGGGGGCCTGAAGGGGGGTGA
- the FASTK gene encoding fas-activated serine/threonine kinase isoform X3 has protein sequence MWGLLTSATPRHCKAAHSSPTRVVRGGHCILISRVRRLRRSDEDEGPRSRRWVSITQLHASSPAFCPGLPCSAVWPAADSPSTALLFGAQQVGEPTPWRMPQCRPCARAAATSGTGFPSDGPLVCALEQERRFRLPPKPPPPLQPVFCGGQGLEAALSCPRFLRYPRQHLISSLAEARPEELTPHVMVLLAQHLARHRLREPQLLEAIAHFLVVQEAQLNSKVVQKLVLPFGRLNYLPLEQQFMPCLERILAREAGVAPLATVNILMSLCQLQCLPFRALHFVFSPSFINHISGTPHALIVRRYLSLLNTAVELELPGYRGPRLPRRQQVPIFPQPLTTDRARCKYSHKDIVAEGLRQLLGEEKYCQDLTVPPGYCTDFLLCVSSSGAVLPVRTQNPFLPYPPRSCLQGQVASNPTTRDPAQRVVLMLRERWHFCRDGRVLLGSRALRERHLGLMGYQLLPLPFEELESQRGLPQLKSYLRQKLQALGLRWGPEGG, from the exons ATGTGGGGGCTCCTGACCTCAGCGACTCCGCGCCATTGCAAAGCTGCGCACTCGAGTCCCACGCGTGTTGTGCGAGGTGGGCACTGCATTCTCATTTCACGAGTGAGGAGACTTAGGCGGAGTGACGAAGACGAAGGTCCAAGGTCACGCCGCTG GGTCTCCATCACCCAACTTCATGCTTCGAGTCCTGCTTTCTGCCCAGGCCTCCCCTGCTCGGCTGTCTGGCCTGCTGCTGATTCCCCCAGTACAGCCTTGCTGTTTGGGGCCCAGCAAGTGGGGGAACCGACCCCTTGGAGGATGCCCCAATGCAGGCCCTGTGCAAGGGCTGCAGCGACTTCTGGAACAG GCTTTCCATCAGATGGGCCCCTGGTGTGTGCCCTGGAACAGGAGCGAAGGTTCCGCCTCCCTCCAAAGCCACCTCCCCCTTTGCAACCTGTCTTCTGTGGTGGGCAAGGGTTGGAAGCTGCTTTGAGCTGCCCCCGTTTCCTGCGGTATCCACGGCAGCATCTGATCAGCAGCCTGGCAG AGGCCAGGCCAGAGGAACTGACCCCCCATGTGATGGTGCTCCTGGCCCAGCACCTGGCCCGACACCGGTTGCGGGAGCCCCAACTTCTGGAAGCCATTGCCCACTTCCTGGTGGTCCAGGAAGCCCAGCTCAACAGCAAG GTGGTGCAGAAGTTGGTTCTGCCTTTCGGGCGGCTGAACTACTTGCCATTGGAACAGCAGTTTATGCCCTGCCTTGAAAGAATACTAGCTCGGGAAGCTGGGGTGGCACCCTTGGCCACAGTCAACATCTTAATGTCACTGTGCCAGCTGCAGTGTTTGCCCTTCAGAGCCCTGcactttgttttttcccctagTTTCATCAACCACATCAGTG GCACCCCTCATGCTCTGATTGTGCGTCGCTACCTCTCTCTGCTTAACACTGCTGTGGAGCTGGAGCTCCCAGGATACCGGGGTCCCCGCCTTCCCCGAAGGCAGCAAGTGCCCATCTTTCCCCAGCCTCTCACCACTGACCGTGCCCGCTGCAAGTACAG TCACAAGGACATAGTAGCTGAGGGACTGCGCCAACTGCTGGGGGAGGAGAAATACTGCCAAGATCTGACTGTCCCTCCAGGTTATTGCACAG ACTTCCTGCTGTGTGTCAGCAGCTCTGGTGCTGTGCTTCCTGTGAGGACCCAGAATCCCTTTCTGCCATACCCACCACGGTCCTGCCTACAAGGCCAGGTTGCCTCTAACCCCACTACCAGAGACCCTGCTCAAAG GGTGGTGCTGATGCTGCGGGAACGCTGGCATTTCTGCCGTGATGGCAGGGTACTACTGGGCTCACGGGCCCTGAGGGAGCGGCACCTGGGCCTAATGGGCTACCAGCTCTTGCCC CTGCCCTTTGAGGAACTGGAGTCCCAGAGAGGCCTGCCTCAGCTCAAGAGCTACCTGAGGCAGAAGCTCCAGGCCCTGGGCCTCCGCTGGGGGCCTGAAGGGGGGTGA
- the FASTK gene encoding fas-activated serine/threonine kinase isoform X5, with the protein MVSITQLHASSPAFCPGLPCSAVWPAADSPSTALLFGAQQVGEPTPWRMPQCRPCARAAATSGTGFPSDGPLVCALEQERRFRLPPKPPPPLQPVFCGGQGLEAALSCPRFLRYPRQHLISSLAEARPEELTPHVMVLLAQHLARHRLREPQLLEAIAHFLVVQEAQLNSKVVQKLVLPFGRLNYLPLEQQFMPCLERILAREAGVAPLATVNILMSLCQLQCLPFRALHFVFSPSFINHISGTPHALIVRRYLSLLNTAVELELPGYRGPRLPRRQQVPIFPQPLTTDRARCKYSHKDIVAEGLRQLLGEEKYCQDLTVPPGYCTDFLLCVSSSGAVLPVRTQNPFLPYPPRSCLQGQVASNPTTRDPAQRVVLMLRERWHFCRDGRVLLGSRALRERHLGLMGYQLLPLPFEELESQRGLPQLKSYLRQKLQALGLRWGPEGG; encoded by the exons AT GGTCTCCATCACCCAACTTCATGCTTCGAGTCCTGCTTTCTGCCCAGGCCTCCCCTGCTCGGCTGTCTGGCCTGCTGCTGATTCCCCCAGTACAGCCTTGCTGTTTGGGGCCCAGCAAGTGGGGGAACCGACCCCTTGGAGGATGCCCCAATGCAGGCCCTGTGCAAGGGCTGCAGCGACTTCTGGAACAG GCTTTCCATCAGATGGGCCCCTGGTGTGTGCCCTGGAACAGGAGCGAAGGTTCCGCCTCCCTCCAAAGCCACCTCCCCCTTTGCAACCTGTCTTCTGTGGTGGGCAAGGGTTGGAAGCTGCTTTGAGCTGCCCCCGTTTCCTGCGGTATCCACGGCAGCATCTGATCAGCAGCCTGGCAG AGGCCAGGCCAGAGGAACTGACCCCCCATGTGATGGTGCTCCTGGCCCAGCACCTGGCCCGACACCGGTTGCGGGAGCCCCAACTTCTGGAAGCCATTGCCCACTTCCTGGTGGTCCAGGAAGCCCAGCTCAACAGCAAG GTGGTGCAGAAGTTGGTTCTGCCTTTCGGGCGGCTGAACTACTTGCCATTGGAACAGCAGTTTATGCCCTGCCTTGAAAGAATACTAGCTCGGGAAGCTGGGGTGGCACCCTTGGCCACAGTCAACATCTTAATGTCACTGTGCCAGCTGCAGTGTTTGCCCTTCAGAGCCCTGcactttgttttttcccctagTTTCATCAACCACATCAGTG GCACCCCTCATGCTCTGATTGTGCGTCGCTACCTCTCTCTGCTTAACACTGCTGTGGAGCTGGAGCTCCCAGGATACCGGGGTCCCCGCCTTCCCCGAAGGCAGCAAGTGCCCATCTTTCCCCAGCCTCTCACCACTGACCGTGCCCGCTGCAAGTACAG TCACAAGGACATAGTAGCTGAGGGACTGCGCCAACTGCTGGGGGAGGAGAAATACTGCCAAGATCTGACTGTCCCTCCAGGTTATTGCACAG ACTTCCTGCTGTGTGTCAGCAGCTCTGGTGCTGTGCTTCCTGTGAGGACCCAGAATCCCTTTCTGCCATACCCACCACGGTCCTGCCTACAAGGCCAGGTTGCCTCTAACCCCACTACCAGAGACCCTGCTCAAAG GGTGGTGCTGATGCTGCGGGAACGCTGGCATTTCTGCCGTGATGGCAGGGTACTACTGGGCTCACGGGCCCTGAGGGAGCGGCACCTGGGCCTAATGGGCTACCAGCTCTTGCCC CTGCCCTTTGAGGAACTGGAGTCCCAGAGAGGCCTGCCTCAGCTCAAGAGCTACCTGAGGCAGAAGCTCCAGGCCCTGGGCCTCCGCTGGGGGCCTGAAGGGGGGTGA
- the TMUB1 gene encoding transmembrane and ubiquitin-like domain-containing protein 1 has protein sequence MTLIEGVGDEVTILFSVLACLLVLALAWVSTHTAEGTDPLPQPSGPPASVPPGEAMAATESIRGEAPGSETPSLRHRGQAAQPEPSLGVTATPPPSDSPQEPLVLRLKFLNDSEQVARVWPHDTIGSLKRTQFPGREQQVRLIYQGQLLGDDTQTLSSLHLPSNCVLHCHVSTRVGPPHPPCTPGSEPGSSGLEVGSLLLPLLLLLLLLLWYCQIQYRPFFPLTATLGLAGFTLLLSLLAFAMYRP, from the exons ATGACCCTGATTGAAGGGGTGGGTGATGAGGTGACCATCCTTTTCTCGGTGCTTGCCTGCCTTCTGGTGCTGGCCCTTGCCTGGGTCTCAACACATACTGCTGAGGGCACGGACCCACTGCCCCAGCCCTCAGGGCCCCCAGCGTCAGTACCACCCGGCGAAGCCATGGCAGCTACTGAGAGCATCAGAGGGGAGGCCCCAGGGTCCGAGACCCCCAGCCTGAGACACAGAGGTCAAGCTGCACAGCCAGAACCTAGCCTGGGGGTCACAGCAACACCACCACCCTCGGACTCCCCACAGGAGCCCCTAGTGCTACGACTGAAATTCCTCAATGATTCAGAGCAGGTGGCCAGGGTCTGGCCCCATGACACCATTGGCTCCTTGAAAAG GACCCAGTTTCCTGGCCGGGAACAGCAGGTGCGACTCATCTACCAAGGGCAGCTGCTAGGAGACGACACCCAGACCCTGAGCAGCCTTCATCTCCCTTCCAATTGCGTTCTCCACTGCCATGTGTCCACAAGAGTCGGGCCCCCACATCCCCCCTGCACCCCTGGCTCAGAGCCAGGCTCCTCCGGGCTGGAAGTAGGCAGCCTCTTGCtgcccctgctgctgctgctgctgctactactATGGTACTGCCAGATCCAGTACCGGCCCTTCTTCCCCCTGACGGCTACCCTGGGCCTGGCCGGCTTCACCCTGCTCCTCAGTCTGCTGGCCTTTGCCATGTACCGCCCGTAG